Proteins encoded within one genomic window of Deinococcus aerophilus:
- a CDS encoding 3'-5' exonuclease — MNVVVFDLETTGLSPERDAVVEIGAVRIIDGRVEETQKFETLVRPTTAAGEPLLIPWRAQQVHGISNDMVRDAPHMAEVLPAFLEFVGPSAVVAHNIGFDGGFMRANARRHGLEWRPAAEYCTVQLSRRAFPRERAHNLTVLAERLGLSFAPGGRHRSYGDVQVTAQAYLRLLELLRVGA; from the coding sequence GTGAATGTCGTCGTGTTCGACCTGGAAACCACGGGCCTCTCGCCGGAGCGCGACGCGGTGGTGGAAATCGGCGCGGTGCGCATCATTGACGGCCGCGTGGAGGAGACCCAGAAGTTCGAGACCCTGGTGCGGCCCACCACCGCGGCGGGCGAGCCCCTGCTGATTCCCTGGCGTGCCCAGCAGGTTCACGGCATCAGCAACGACATGGTCCGGGACGCGCCGCACATGGCCGAGGTGCTGCCCGCGTTTCTGGAGTTCGTGGGCCCCTCGGCGGTGGTCGCGCACAACATCGGCTTTGACGGCGGCTTCATGCGGGCCAATGCCCGGCGTCACGGTCTGGAGTGGCGGCCAGCGGCGGAGTACTGCACCGTGCAGCTCTCACGCCGCGCCTTTCCCAGGGAGCGGGCCCACAACCTGACGGTGCTCGCCGAGCGGCTGGGCCTGAGTTTCGCCCCCGGCGGACGCCACCGCAGCTACGGCGACGTGCAGGTCACGGCGCAGGCCTATCTGCGGTTGCTGGAACTGCTGCGGGTCGGGGCCTAG
- a CDS encoding gluconokinase: MRMILMGVSGSGKTALGHALSARTGWPFLDGDDFHTPAAKAKMAAGEGLTDADRAPWLARLRAELLALPRVILACSSLRHSYRDVLRVPGAQFVFLHVPAELLAARLRHRSGHYAHLDLLPSQLQTLELPGPDEADVLTLHVTSQDAPDDLAQRVLAGLEVDHARQN; the protein is encoded by the coding sequence ATGAGAATGATCCTGATGGGGGTGTCGGGCAGCGGCAAGACGGCGCTGGGCCACGCGCTGTCTGCCCGCACCGGCTGGCCCTTTCTGGACGGCGACGATTTTCACACGCCCGCAGCGAAGGCCAAAATGGCTGCCGGAGAGGGTCTGACGGACGCCGACCGCGCGCCTTGGCTGGCCCGCCTGCGCGCCGAACTGCTCGCCCTGCCGCGGGTGATTCTGGCGTGCTCTTCGTTGCGGCACAGTTACCGCGACGTGCTGCGCGTGCCGGGGGCGCAGTTCGTTTTCCTGCACGTTCCAGCCGAACTGCTGGCGGCCCGCCTGCGGCACCGGTCGGGCCATTACGCCCACCTGGATCTGCTGCCTTCTCAGCTGCAGACCCTGGAATTGCCGGGACCGGACGAGGCCGACGTCCTGACCCTGCATGTCACCTCGCAGGACGCCCCGGACGATCTGGCGCAACGGGTGCTGGCCGGACTGGAGGTGGACCATGCCCGGCAGAACTGA
- the uvsE gene encoding UV DNA damage repair endonuclease UvsE, translating into MSGLPRPTYGLVCMTVGPEVRFRTVTLSRYRALSPAEREAKLLDLYTDNIARLRGAAEFCAARGIRLYRMSSSLFPMLDLEGDDTGAAVLASLAPSLRGAGEAFTTRGIRVLIHPEQFIVLNSDRPEVRARSVHALIAHARVMDGLGLERSPWNLLLLHGGKGGRAAELTAVIPDLPDGVRLRLGLENDERAYGPADLLPVCQAAGLPLVYDAHHHVVHDKLPDQDDPAVREWVLRARETWTPPEWQVVHLSNGIEGPHDRRHSHLITHLPSAYFDVPWIEVEAKGKEEAVGALMGKAGA; encoded by the coding sequence ATGAGCGGGTTGCCCCGGCCCACCTACGGTCTGGTGTGCATGACGGTGGGGCCGGAGGTGCGCTTCCGCACGGTCACCCTGAGCCGTTACCGCGCCCTGTCGCCCGCCGAGCGCGAGGCCAAACTGCTTGACCTGTACACCGACAACATTGCCCGGCTGCGCGGGGCCGCCGAATTCTGTGCGGCGCGCGGCATCCGCCTGTACCGCATGAGTTCCAGTCTGTTTCCCATGCTGGATCTGGAGGGCGACGACACCGGCGCGGCGGTCCTGGCCTCGCTCGCCCCCTCACTGCGCGGGGCGGGGGAGGCGTTTACCACGCGCGGCATCCGCGTGCTGATCCATCCCGAGCAGTTCATCGTGCTGAACAGTGACCGCCCCGAGGTGCGCGCCCGCAGCGTTCATGCCCTGATCGCGCACGCCCGCGTGATGGACGGCCTGGGCCTGGAGCGCAGTCCGTGGAACCTGCTGCTGCTGCACGGGGGCAAGGGAGGGCGCGCCGCCGAACTGACGGCCGTCATTCCTGACCTGCCCGACGGCGTGCGCCTGCGCCTGGGCCTGGAAAACGACGAACGCGCCTACGGCCCCGCCGACCTGCTGCCGGTCTGTCAGGCAGCGGGCCTGCCGCTTGTCTATGACGCCCACCACCACGTCGTCCACGACAAACTGCCCGATCAGGACGATCCCGCCGTGCGCGAATGGGTCCTGCGGGCGCGGGAGACCTGGACGCCGCCAGAGTGGCAGGTGGTTCACCTGTCCAACGGCATCGAGGGGCCGCATGACCGCCGCCACAGCCACCTGATCACGCATCTGCCGTCTGCCTACTTCGACGTGCCGTGGATTGAGGTGGAGGCCAAGGGCAAGGAGGAGGCGGTGGGCGCGTTGATGGGGAAAGCCGGAGCGTAG
- a CDS encoding DUF2256 domain-containing protein has protein sequence MPGRTEKKAFGGGRPPSERASKVCAVCGRPFSWRKKWERDWENVRYCSDRCRAAAKTATPENRA, from the coding sequence ATGCCCGGCAGAACTGAAAAGAAGGCCTTTGGCGGAGGACGTCCGCCCTCCGAGCGGGCGAGCAAGGTATGCGCGGTGTGCGGCCGGCCCTTTTCGTGGCGCAAGAAGTGGGAGCGTGACTGGGAGAACGTACGCTACTGCTCGGACCGCTGCCGCGCCGCCGCGAAGACTGCCACCCCGGAGAACCGGGCATGA
- a CDS encoding S8 family peptidase → MQKDRFIVLRQDTATSTYTSLADTALADTLTGNRADAAERRAELGLERSGVPAPTPLRLEVQTLDRRAWPELLQESAVRSAAPSIPMRLIRPVRRSEAVDVQADGPTWGVRAVRADSSPHSGRGVTVAVLDTGIDPEHPAFAGVELIRRDFTLPGGDQDGGVDAEGHGTHCAGTIFGREVDGRRIGVAPGVERALIGRVLGADGSGSSEGIARALTWAVGLRAHVMSMSLGMDFPGRVAELIRRGLPAELATSQALLDYRANLELFAALASYARALGGDATPTLLIAAAGNESRRQQNPDWEVGVAPPATAAGFLSVAALGQGQNGAPRQDLKVAPFSNTGATFSGPGVDIVSAKAGGGLTRMSGTSMATPHVAGVAALWFERLIAADDLTRETIDTRLKASATREPLVADVDRLDVGLGLVQTPQ, encoded by the coding sequence ATGCAGAAAGATCGTTTTATCGTCCTGCGACAGGACACCGCCACGTCCACCTACACTTCTCTTGCCGACACCGCCCTCGCCGACACCTTGACTGGCAACCGGGCCGACGCCGCCGAACGGCGCGCAGAGCTGGGGCTGGAGCGCTCGGGCGTTCCTGCGCCCACTCCCCTGCGGCTGGAGGTTCAGACCCTGGACCGCCGCGCATGGCCTGAACTGCTGCAGGAGTCGGCGGTGCGCTCGGCCGCGCCGAGCATCCCCATGCGCCTGATTCGCCCGGTGCGGCGCTCGGAGGCCGTGGACGTGCAGGCCGACGGCCCGACCTGGGGGGTGCGGGCAGTGCGGGCCGACTCCAGCCCCCACAGCGGCCGTGGCGTGACCGTCGCCGTTCTCGACACGGGCATTGATCCCGAGCACCCGGCCTTTGCGGGCGTCGAATTGATCCGGCGCGACTTCACCCTGCCGGGCGGGGACCAGGATGGTGGGGTGGATGCCGAGGGCCACGGCACGCACTGCGCCGGCACCATCTTTGGACGCGAGGTCGACGGGCGGCGCATCGGCGTGGCCCCCGGCGTGGAGCGGGCGCTGATCGGACGGGTGCTCGGCGCCGACGGCAGCGGCAGCAGTGAGGGCATCGCCCGCGCGCTGACCTGGGCGGTGGGCCTGCGCGCCCATGTGATGAGCATGTCACTGGGCATGGACTTTCCCGGTCGGGTGGCCGAGCTGATCCGGCGCGGATTGCCGGCCGAGCTGGCCACCTCACAGGCGCTGCTGGACTACCGCGCCAACCTCGAGCTGTTCGCCGCGCTCGCGAGCTACGCCCGCGCCCTGGGCGGAGACGCCACCCCCACCCTGCTGATTGCCGCCGCCGGCAACGAGAGCCGCCGCCAGCAGAACCCGGACTGGGAGGTCGGGGTGGCCCCGCCCGCCACCGCCGCCGGCTTTCTCTCGGTGGCGGCGCTGGGGCAGGGCCAGAACGGCGCTCCGCGTCAGGACCTGAAGGTCGCTCCCTTTTCCAACACCGGCGCGACCTTCAGCGGCCCCGGAGTGGACATCGTGTCGGCCAAAGCAGGCGGCGGCCTGACCCGCATGAGCGGCACGAGCATGGCAACTCCCCACGTCGCCGGTGTCGCGGCGCTGTGGTTCGAGCGGCTGATCGCGGCGGACGACCTGACCCGCGAGACCATCGACACCCGCCTCAAGGCGAGCGCCACCCGGGAACCCCTGGTGGCGGACGTGGACCGGCTGGACGTGGGGCTGGGACTGGTCCAGACACCGCAATAA